A genomic segment from Lagenorhynchus albirostris chromosome X, mLagAlb1.1, whole genome shotgun sequence encodes:
- the LOC132513643 gene encoding melanoma-associated antigen B16-like, producing MSQGQEIPHCTQEQHHALSEPQGLEAAQVSRALEETSPSSFHTLMLAYLNEALAAGAPSTPHTPQSAYSCYTVITTISSSKSDEVSSSQERETGSTSSKSLSETENLPTDPLDEKVIFLVQFLGQKYQMRDLITKADMIDDVIREYKDDFLEILRRASECIGLVFGIDVKQVDPTSHSYALINKLSLTYDLRLSGDEGMPKTGLLIIILGVIFMKGNRATEEEIWKGLKMMDLYSGRKHFIFGEPRKLITKDLVEEQYLEYCQVPNSNPPRYEFLWGPRAHAEASKMKLLEFLTKIHEYDPTCFPSQFEEALRDEGERA from the exons ATGTCTCAGGGTCAAGAGATTCCACATTGCACGCAGGAACAGCACCATGCCCTCAGTGAACCCCAGGGCCTGGAGGCTGCACAGGTCTCCAGGGCGCTGGAGGagacctctccctcctccttccataCTCTAATGCTTGCCTATTTGAATGAGGCTCTGGCTGCTGGGGCACCCAGTACTCCCCACACTCCTCAGAGTGCCTACTCATGTTACACTGTCATTACAACCATCTCATCAAGCAAATCAGATGAGGTCTCCAGCAGCCAGGAAAGGGAGACTGGGTCAACTTCTTCCAAGTCTCTGTCAGAAACTGAGAACTTGCCCACAGACCCTCTAGATGAGAAGGTGATTTTTTTGGTGCAGTTCCTGGGGCAAAAGTATCAAATGAGAGATCTGATCACAAAGGCAGACATGATTGATGATGTTATCAGAGAGTACAAGGATGACTTCCTTGAGATCCTCAGGAGAGCCTCTGAGTGCATAGGGCTGGTCTTTGGTATTGATGTGAAGCAAGTGGATCCCACCAGCCACAGCTATGCCCTCATCAACAAACTAAGCCTCACCTATGATCTGAG GCTCAGTGGTGACGAGGGCATGCCCAAGACCGGCCTCCTGATAATTATCCTAGGTGTGATTTTCATGAAGGGCAATCGTGCCACTGAGGAGGAGATCTGGAAAGGGTTGAAAATGATGGACTTATATTCTGGGAGGAAGCATTTTATCTTTGGGGAGCCCAGGAAGCTTATCACCAAAGATTTAGTGGAAGAACAGTACCTGGAGTACTGCCAGGTACCCAATAGCAATCCTCCACGCTATGAATTCCTGTGGGGTCCAAGAGCCCATGCTGAAGCCAGCAAAATGAAATTGCTAGAGTTTTTGACCAAGATCCATGAATATGACCCTACTTGCTTCCCATCCCAGTTTGAGGAGGCTTTGAGAGATGAAGGAGAGAGAGCCTGA